In Mytilus edulis chromosome 7, xbMytEdul2.2, whole genome shotgun sequence, a single genomic region encodes these proteins:
- the LOC139481687 gene encoding uncharacterized protein, producing the protein MNMVLNIFIIGFCINVHYSKGEVANAIVTNSRYTWREAKHNCTMIGQEHYVNISSGIDEELWIDAKVTYSPWIEYLGCYKVTNEIAGNPEYVTSGQQIKQCLQICTTYNFIGLQQGRCACLQHHEHHPPNNGDSNPDCKAKQCENDDNGLCVDTNCNDLEIYAVYRKQVFSRNDIRAGNCLSVVENDIGGKGVTSYEAIPCDRHLFRVCQTGHKINVPTAGNNKYVWSKAFGTCSSGTLARYSVVLNQTIHLRSGEHYWLGNIRRPTFHFYSEPEPELKYCGSAKITSIGRLKRSVAKCDTRLRALCLNRQEYHDSNPDKDSPGLNVVITVVVVLAVSVVLSVIVWRVRLKKKLLSLDQHHNTSEDGHVYTEINEASECSKRPSEIANEQFTYDHLNHSQNVTNKASGNIYDTTTDVPARYCDQSYTVKSSYDKINISKGMHGHFQNQPQNEYDTVRLIEKYDEDNYHHLDRNKGKVTTNVATGYSETSFVN; encoded by the exons ATGAACATGGTCCTCAACATTTTCATAATTGGTTTCTGCATAAATGTACATTATTCTAAGG GAGAAGTAGCTAACGCAATCGTTACTAATAGCCGTTATACATGGAGAGAGGCAAAACACAACTGCACTATGATTGGACAAGAGCACTACGTAAATATATCAAGTGGCATTGACGAAGAATTGTGGATAGATGCTAAAGTAACTTATTCTCCATGGATAGAATATTTAG GGTGTTATAAAGTTACAAATGAAATTGCTGGAAATCCCGAATATGTTACATCAGGACAACAGATAAAACAGTGTCTGCAAATTTGCACGACATATAATTTCATCGGTCTTCAG caaggaCGATGTGCTTGTCTACAACATCATGAACATCATCCGCCAAATAATGGTGATTCTAATCCTGATTGCAAGGCAAAGCAATGCGAGAATGATGACAATGGATTATGTGTAGATACCAATTGTAATGATTTAGAGATTTATGCCGTGTACAGAAAACAag TCTTTTCTAGAAATGACATACGAGCTGGGAATTGTCTATCAGTAGTTGAGAATGATATCGGTGGAAAAGGAGTAACATCGTACGAGGCCATTCCTTGTGACCGTCATTTATTTCGTGTATGTCAAACAG gtcacaaaattaatgtgccCACAGCGGGAAATAATAAATATGTATGGTCAAAGGCCTTTGGTACTTGTTCTAGCGGAACACTAGCAAGATATTCAGTGGTTTTAAACCAGACAATACATTTAAGATCAGGTGAACATTATTGGCTTGGAAATATAAGAAGACCAACTTTTCACTTTTACTCAG AACCTGAACCGGAACTGAAATATTGTGGTTCTGCAAAAATCACTAGCATTGGTAGACTGAAGAGATCTGTTGCAAAATGCGACACACGTTTACGGGCACTATGCTTAAATCGGCAGGAATATCATGATTCAAATCCCGATAAAG ATAGTCCTGGCTTGAATGTTGTTATTACAGTAGTAGTTGTGTTAGCAGTTTCTGTCGTACTGAGTGTAATCGTTTGGCGTGTGAG ATTGAAAAAGAAACTGTTAAGTCTAGACCAACATCACAATACTTCCGAAGATGGCCACGTGTATACTGAAATCAACGAAGCTTCCGAATGTTCGAAACGACCATCCGAAATAGCTAATGAACAGTTTACGTATGATCACCTTAATCATTCCCAAAATGTTACCAATAAAGCATCCGGAAATATTTATGACACCACAACTGATGTACCTGCGAGATATTGCGACCAGTCATATACAGTTAAATCCAGTTATGATAAAATTAATATATCCAAAGGCATGCATGGACATTTTCAAAATCAACCTCAAAATGAATATGACACTGTGCGACTTATTGAAAAGTATGACGAAGATAATTATCATCATCTTGATAGAAATAAGGGGAAAGTAACCACAAACGTTGCTACTGGTTACAGTGAGACCAGCTTTGTTAACTAA